Proteins from one Salvelinus sp. IW2-2015 linkage group LG9, ASM291031v2, whole genome shotgun sequence genomic window:
- the LOC111968591 gene encoding protein LBH — protein MSVYSPQIYCPVFVPSGDMTEVMISSTPMEDMRLSPSKDRLSIQIFPDPSDFERCCKLKDRLPSIVVEPTEGEVESGELRWPPEEFIVSEEEEKENHGKSQTGQPMQNNQD, from the exons ATGTCTGTATATTCTCCCCAAATATACTG cccagTGTTTGTGCCGAGCGGAGACATGACTGAGGTGATGATCAGTAGCACCCCCATGGAGGACATGAGGCTTAGCCCCAGCAAGGACCGGCTCTCCATCCAg ATCTTTCCAGACCCCTCAGACTTCGAGCGCTGCTGTAAGCTGAAAGACCGCCTGCCCTCCATCGTAGTGGAGCCCACGGAGGGGGAAGTGGAGAGCGGCGAGCTGCGTTGGCCTCCTGAGGAATTCATTGTcagtgaagaagaggagaaggagaaccaTGGCAAAAGCCAAACTGGACAGCCAATGCAGAACAACCAGGACTAG